In Pseudomonadota bacterium, the DNA window ACCTCGGGAGGAATCGTCTCTTTTCTATTGCACGAACGGCATAGCCTTTTCAAGTCTCACCGGCAGAGCCGGTGGTTTACTGAACAACCTAATTAAGCCGCCAGCTCAAGGTTCCGACGAATCGTATTACCGAGATCCTAAATGGCCAGAGGTCCATTACGGGCGACACTGCCCTACGCCTCGGGCATTTCTTCGGGACCAGCGCTGAGTTCTGGATGAACCTACAGAAGCTCTACGAGCTTCGCCTGGCAGATCAGAAGGCCGGCGACACCATCAAGTCCCTGCCGACGCTGGCCAGTCGTGGGCAGGGTGGCTCACAACCGCGGCCGCTGTAATCCGCTTGCGAGCAGAGGCCAAGATCACGCTGAAATGTTCAGCCGCAAAGGCAGAACAAGTTTGCCCGATCAGACCTTTCGACGCGCGCCGACGAACGATTTGACGGCAAGCACGACAAACAGAAGGCAAACCGCGGCCATTGAAATCTGCGCGATCTCGGCGCCCGAAAACGTCAGTTCGCCAAGACGCGGTATCAGACGTCCGGCCGTCGCGATAAATCCGAGCAGGGCTACAACGACGGCCGCGTGCATCAAGTGTTTTCGCAGATTTTCTTTCGCTTGCGCGATAACCCCGAACAGAAGCACGAGCGCGCCGAAGATTGCCGGAATAAGCGCCGTATAGCTTGCTCTGTCGGACATCACTCCATTCACGTACCCTAAAATTCTGATCAGGATTAGCAAAAACCCCGCAGAGAATCGATAAAGAAGGCATCTGGTTTCTTCGAAAAAAAGTGGATTTACAGCCTAAACTTACCAGAGTTTGCCGCGAATGACGAACCCGAAGCGATACAAGAAAATTCCCCGATTCTGGACCGAGACTCGCGTGTTTGACAGCCCACAGGTCCAGTTATACTTTATCTTGTCGACAAAAAAGGGCGTTTGAGAGCCCTATTCTCGAACGGAATCAACTTGTGCAGAGTTTTCCGAAGTACCGGGACAGGAGCCACCGCCCGCTGGCGGTGCAGGCGATCATCAACCGCAGCATCCTTCATATCAATGTCCGAAAACGGCCAGACATCGGCAAGGGCCGGGCCTACACTTGGCGTCATGCAACTGGATCCCCAACACTGCTATGAAGCGCTCCGGGCACGCGATGCGCGCTTCGACGGAGCCTTTTTCGTGGCGGTTTCGTCCACCGGCATCTACTGCCGGCCGGTTTGTACCGCGCGCCTGCCGCGCCGGGATCATTGTTCCTTCTACAGCAACGCCGCCTCCGCGGAAGGTGCAGGCTATCGCCCTTGTCTGCGCTGCCGCCCGGAGTTCGCGCCCGGCGCGGCACCGGTGGATGCGGTGCCTGCGACCGCACGTTGGGTGGCGATGCGTATCGAGGCGGGCGCGCTGAACGACGCTGGCCTGGAAGACCTCGCGGCCAAGTATGGCGTGAGCTCGCGGCAACTGCGGCGCGTGATCGAGCAGGAATACGGGGTTTCG includes these proteins:
- a CDS encoding HigA family addiction module antitoxin, giving the protein MTEILNGQRSITGDTALRLGHFFGTSAEFWMNLQKLYELRLADQKAGDTIKSLPTLASRGQGGSQPRPL